The following is a genomic window from Thermoplasma sp. Kam2015.
TTTATTGTTTACTATAAATTTATAAAATACATTATTCTCTGTGTGTGATGTAAAAGGGTATCGTTTGGGAGAATTATTTCCCAATTAAAATAAAATTTATGCGAATGGATACAACTGATACGGCTGGATTTAAATGCGAAGATTTTTATTTAAATTAGAAAATAATGCTCCATTTTCGCACCCTTTTACATCACACACGATAAAACATAGCATACTTAGATAAAATTGTTTTTATAGAGATTTTCGATGTATAGGTATGATACTTGTAACAGGTTCTTCTGGTCAAATTGGCACTGAACTCGTTCCATATCTTCGAGAAAGGTACGGCAGAAATGAAATCATATCCTCTGATATCACCGATCCGACAGGGACACAGACCGGTTATATAAAACTGGATGTGACTGATCGCGAATCTCTGGAACGAGCCATAGAGAAATACAAAATAACCGATATATTCCACCTTGCCGGTATACTCTCCGCAAAGGGTGAGAAGGATCCAGATCTTGCATATAGGGTCAATCTTAACGGTACATACAACGTTCTGGAGGCTGCTAAAAGACACTCTATCGACAGAGTCATAATTCCAAGCACCATAGGCGTCTTCGGACCGGAAACGCCCAGGACAGGTGTACCAAGCATAACGGTGCTGAGGCCCAGGACCATGTATGGCATAACAAAGGTCGCTGCTGAGCTTCTTGCTCAGTATTATTTTGAGAAATTTGGCCTGGACGTCAGATCGCTGAGATATCCCGGAATAATAAGCTACATGGCCGAGCCCACAGCAGGGACAACAGACTATGCAGTGGAGATATTCTATTATGCAGTTCGCCTGAAGAGATACACATGTTATCTTCGCAGAGATAGACGCCTGCCGATGATGTACATGCCCGACGCTCTTCGTGCACTTGTTGATCTTTACGAGGCAAAATCCGAACAATTGAAGATAAGAAACGGTTATAATGTACAGGCATACAGCTTCACCCCTGAAGAACTGTATGGGAAAATATCTGAACGTATAAATGGTTTTGAGATAGATTACAGACCAGACTACAGAGATGGAATAGCCGCCACCTGGCCCGAGAGCATAGATTCATCAGACGCAGCAAAGGAGTGGGGTTTCAAATTCGATTATGATCTGGATAAGACTGTAGACGATATGATAGAACATATATCGGAAAAACTTGGGATAAGCGGAAAGCACTTCGCTTGATTCAAAATCAGACTCTTGTTCCCCAGAACGGATTTTCCTTTCTCTTTATCTTTATTATTTCTTCCATGGTGTCCATTATATCCTTTTCCATGGGGCTCTTTCTGAGCTCCTTTACCACGTTTTCAGTTATATCTACATAGAGGACGTCATCTGGGAATATCTGCCTGTTCAACGTTACATTGTCTATGGCAACGGCAACCTCAGCCGGGGCGTCCTGAAAACGTACACTGATATCTTCATTTCTTATGCTCTTGATAGTACCGGCGTATTTGCCATCTCCCCTGATCAGATTATCGCCAACCTTTATCTGTCCTGTCTCGACTCTCACACCAACTATCACAGGCTTTGATGCCCTGAATATATACTGAGGGAGTATTCTGATTCTTGATGGGACAGGCATTGACATCTTCCGTCCCTGCAGCAGCATCTTGTTTCTTTCTTCCAGTACCTTCTGTGTATCCTCCACGATCTTGTAAATTATGTCGCCGGTTACTATGCTCACGTCAGATGAAGCCATGGCCTCTCTAGCTTCAGGCAGGACGGATACATTGAAACCAACTATAACCCTGTTAACAGGATCAGACAGCGTTGAAACATCCATTATATCTCTCTTAGTTATGTCGCCGACCTGAGCCTGTCTTATCTTTATCCCTTCCTTGTTCAGTTCATAGCTGATCGCTTCCAACGATCCTATGGCCTCAGCTTTTACGTAAATTCCATTCTCATCCAGCTTTATATCTACCTTGCTCTCCTCTTCGATCTCCCTCATAACCTGTTCCAGATTATCGTTCACTACGATCATTGGAGATCCAGACATCACGTCGATCTTATCGCTTATAAGTACCCTTATTCCCTCAGCTGCTGAAACTCTCTTTACCTCTTTGAGCGATCTCTGGCCTTTGCCTGTATTGACGAATAGCGCCTTCACCTTTGTTACAGCCGGAC
Proteins encoded in this region:
- a CDS encoding NAD-dependent epimerase/dehydratase family protein, whose product is MILVTGSSGQIGTELVPYLRERYGRNEIISSDITDPTGTQTGYIKLDVTDRESLERAIEKYKITDIFHLAGILSAKGEKDPDLAYRVNLNGTYNVLEAAKRHSIDRVIIPSTIGVFGPETPRTGVPSITVLRPRTMYGITKVAAELLAQYYFEKFGLDVRSLRYPGIISYMAEPTAGTTDYAVEIFYYAVRLKRYTCYLRRDRRLPMMYMPDALRALVDLYEAKSEQLKIRNGYNVQAYSFTPEELYGKISERINGFEIDYRPDYRDGIAATWPESIDSSDAAKEWGFKFDYDLDKTVDDMIEHISEKLGISGKHFA
- the infB gene encoding translation initiation factor IF-2 yields the protein MATKSSTSQAASKLRQPIVCVLGHVDHGKTTLLDLIRGTSVASKEPGGITQRIAATTVDISTILRETEKLNTKGLKIPGLLFIDTPGHVAFSNMRARGGALADLAILVIDINEGIMPQTVESIDILKKFKTPFIIAANKIDLIPFFTDVKTTLFTEFIRKQRPEYVNELENRVYNIMNKLYEFGLNSDRFDRISDFTKTVAIVPVSAKKNIGVPEILMVLAGLAQRFLEREIEYKDINGHATIIEVRKEESAGITLDAVLYQGTISVGDTIAVNTKNGPAVTKVKALFVNTGKGQRSLKEVKRVSAAEGIRVLISDKIDVMSGSPMIVVNDNLEQVMREIEEESKVDIKLDENGIYVKAEAIGSLEAISYELNKEGIKIRQAQVGDITKRDIMDVSTLSDPVNRVIVGFNVSVLPEAREAMASSDVSIVTGDIIYKIVEDTQKVLEERNKMLLQGRKMSMPVPSRIRILPQYIFRASKPVIVGVRVETGQIKVGDNLIRGDGKYAGTIKSIRNEDISVRFQDAPAEVAVAIDNVTLNRQIFPDDVLYVDITENVVKELRKSPMEKDIMDTMEEIIKIKRKENPFWGTRV